A single genomic interval of Deltaproteobacteria bacterium harbors:
- a CDS encoding class I SAM-dependent methyltransferase gives MCAYYPASKVEVGGFTARHYDRLINTITFGGYSSVIQSAIRLMMIKPIDKILDLGAGTGRNACLMMKHLSANGELVGLDISEEMISQFKKNCAVFPNAKIINKRIDKDLPYEEYFDKVFISFVLHGFPQEARKQIIRNVFKALKKDGEFFILDYNEFSIKEMPLYLRIPFKFMECSYAFDFIEKDWQKILAEEGFNHFEKHFFFGNYVRLLRSVKV, from the coding sequence ATGTGTGCTTATTATCCAGCATCAAAGGTTGAAGTGGGTGGATTTACGGCAAGACATTATGATAGGCTGATAAATACCATAACATTTGGTGGGTATTCTTCTGTAATACAAAGTGCTATCCGATTAATGATGATCAAGCCAATTGATAAAATTCTTGATTTAGGTGCAGGTACAGGCCGAAATGCCTGTTTGATGATGAAACACCTTTCAGCAAACGGAGAATTGGTAGGACTTGATATTTCTGAAGAGATGATTTCCCAATTTAAAAAGAATTGCGCAGTTTTTCCAAATGCTAAAATTATCAATAAAAGGATTGACAAGGATTTACCTTACGAAGAGTATTTTGATAAAGTTTTTATCTCTTTTGTGTTACATGGATTTCCCCAGGAGGCCAGAAAGCAAATTATTAGGAATGTTTTTAAGGCATTAAAAAAAGACGGTGAGTTTTTTATCCTGGATTATAATGAGTTTTCAATAAAAGAAATGCCTCTTTATTTAAGGATTCCTTTTAAATTTATGGAATGTAGCTATGCATTTGATTTTATTGAAAAAGATTGGCAAAAAATATTAGCTGAAGAGGGATTTAACCATTTTGAGAAGCATTTTTTCTTTGGTAATTATGTAAGACTGCTTAGAAGTGTAAAAGTATGA
- a CDS encoding MFS transporter, whose translation MKEKSSFNVLFVAVFLDMLGLGFIVPLLPGYATNFGATGLWIAVIFGGYSLTRVITLPIIGRISDKTGRKKAFIATGLFLYVFLSFGYIKASTLCELSIIRFIQGIASAMIIPLAMAYIGELSPKDREGSYMGTFNISIFLGMGSGPLLGGFLEDSFGTLSVFYAMGILSTFSLILVLFFLPEQKVTGHRHIGEVISYQKLITIKPVQGILIYRFINAFIRGGIFSFLPIIAALKGLSAFEIGMLISVNTLLVGIFQKPFGKVADKYNKVLLIFFGNLIACMSLLLIPISPNFYALFSVGIIMGVGSSISMPAATAIAVRVGKKSGMGSVMGLFNMAMGIGMIVAPLISGAVMDTLNLNAVFYSMGAISILGTFVFYMFLKNLQNL comes from the coding sequence TTGAAAGAGAAATCCAGTTTTAATGTTCTATTTGTAGCCGTGTTTTTGGATATGTTAGGGTTAGGCTTCATTGTCCCTTTGTTGCCCGGTTACGCCACAAATTTTGGGGCAACAGGTTTGTGGATAGCAGTCATTTTTGGAGGTTATTCTCTAACCCGAGTAATTACTTTGCCCATAATCGGCAGAATATCTGATAAAACAGGAAGAAAAAAGGCATTTATAGCTACGGGTTTGTTTTTATATGTATTTTTGTCTTTCGGTTATATAAAAGCATCAACGCTGTGTGAATTATCAATAATTAGATTTATTCAGGGTATTGCCTCTGCCATGATTATTCCATTGGCTATGGCCTATATTGGGGAATTATCACCAAAAGATAGAGAGGGTTCTTATATGGGAACATTTAACATCTCTATATTTTTGGGAATGGGCTCGGGACCTCTTTTGGGTGGATTTTTGGAAGACAGTTTTGGCACATTGTCTGTTTTTTATGCTATGGGAATTTTAAGCACATTTTCGTTGATTCTGGTTTTATTTTTTCTTCCAGAGCAAAAGGTAACAGGACATCGCCACATTGGCGAGGTGATATCCTATCAAAAACTCATAACAATAAAACCTGTTCAGGGCATATTGATATACCGTTTTATCAATGCATTTATAAGGGGCGGCATCTTTTCCTTTTTACCAATAATAGCGGCCTTAAAGGGATTGTCTGCATTTGAAATTGGTATGCTTATCTCTGTTAACACACTTTTGGTAGGCATTTTTCAAAAACCATTCGGCAAAGTTGCAGACAAATACAACAAGGTATTGTTAATATTTTTTGGCAATCTGATTGCCTGTATGTCCTTACTTTTAATACCTATATCTCCTAATTTTTATGCGTTATTTTCGGTAGGGATTATAATGGGTGTAGGCAGTTCCATATCTATGCCTGCTGCTACTGCTATTGCGGTGAGGGTTGGAAAGAAATCCGGAATGGGTTCTGTTATGGGACTGTTTAATATGGCAATGGGCATAGGGATGATAGTTGCGCCTCTTATCTCAGGAGCGGTGATGGATACTTTGAATCTAAATGCTGTATTTTATTCTATGGGAGCAATAAGCATTCTTGGAACATTTGTATTTTACATGTTTCTTAAAAACTTACAAAATTTATAA
- a CDS encoding VIT1/CCC1 transporter family protein, with the protein MKKNSHEQLLREHRPEAIEKRLKHPVKSQNISDAVLGGIDGCVTTFAVIASAVGAGLPSLVALILGFANLFADGFSMAISNYESIKAEIEFREGIRQTEEKHIDKVPDGEREEIRQIFQKKGFKGETLKEIIDTITHDRRLWVETMLTEEHGVQKIASSPWRSAVTTFTAFLFVGAVPLIPLLIPALEMQQQFFLSTVLAGIMFFSIGVVKGLVFAKPVFLSGLSTLLTGGTAAALAFLVGHLLKNAFGIGGI; encoded by the coding sequence ATGAAAAAGAACAGCCATGAACAACTTCTTCGAGAACATCGGCCAGAGGCAATCGAAAAACGCCTGAAACATCCAGTCAAGTCCCAGAATATTTCTGATGCTGTTCTTGGTGGAATAGACGGATGTGTAACGACTTTCGCTGTTATCGCGAGCGCTGTTGGTGCCGGCCTTCCTTCCTTAGTGGCTCTAATTCTGGGTTTTGCTAATCTATTTGCAGATGGCTTTAGTATGGCTATAAGCAATTATGAATCTATCAAGGCTGAAATTGAGTTTAGAGAAGGAATCAGGCAAACTGAAGAAAAACATATTGACAAAGTGCCAGACGGTGAACGCGAGGAAATACGGCAAATATTTCAAAAAAAAGGTTTTAAAGGAGAAACCCTCAAAGAAATCATTGATACGATAACTCACGATCGGCGTTTATGGGTCGAAACAATGCTCACAGAAGAACATGGAGTACAGAAAATTGCTTCAAGCCCCTGGAGGTCAGCAGTTACAACCTTTACGGCATTCCTTTTTGTTGGTGCAGTGCCATTAATACCACTTCTTATTCCAGCATTAGAAATGCAGCAGCAGTTTTTCCTAAGTACAGTTCTTGCTGGAATAATGTTCTTTTCTATCGGGGTAGTTAAAGGCCTTGTGTTTGCTAAACCCGTATTTCTTTCTGGTCTAAGTACTTTATTGACAGGTGGCACAGCGGCAGCCCTTGCTTTCCTCGTAGGTCATCTCTTGAAGAATGCTTTTGGCATTGGGGGAATATAA
- a CDS encoding ABC transporter permease subunit, giving the protein MLKIAWLTLKGSARDRIFIVIFAFCILFFFIPVFSSFSMRQIQEVSITMSLNLNSAILLFLSIFGGVSTIWRDVERKYIYNVLSHPIRRTDYILGRFLGLFALMFMVSVINFILSVIDINISASMYKSQLPINYINIMVAFLFSLFKYTLLMAFAFLVDSFATSFFMPFFLTIAIFFAGNTSQGVYEYIMEGATKYSVIFKDIVTAIYYILPNFSSFDFTPQAVYNLSINLNSVFVTIVYFILYFVVVMTLTCWIFERRNLT; this is encoded by the coding sequence ATGTTAAAAATTGCCTGGCTTACATTAAAGGGGTCGGCGAGGGACAGAATATTTATTGTAATATTTGCCTTCTGTATTTTATTTTTTTTCATTCCTGTATTTAGTTCCTTTTCTATGCGTCAGATTCAAGAAGTTTCTATAACCATGTCTTTGAACTTAAATTCTGCTATTTTGCTTTTTTTATCTATCTTTGGTGGTGTTTCTACCATTTGGAGAGATGTAGAAAGAAAATATATCTACAATGTGTTGTCTCACCCTATAAGGAGAACAGATTATATTTTAGGCAGATTTTTAGGACTGTTTGCGCTGATGTTTATGGTAAGTGTCATAAATTTTATTCTTTCTGTAATAGATATAAATATCTCAGCAAGCATGTATAAGTCTCAGCTTCCCATAAATTACATCAATATAATGGTAGCTTTTTTATTTTCCCTTTTTAAATATACACTTTTAATGGCTTTTGCCTTTCTGGTTGATTCTTTTGCTACCTCTTTTTTTATGCCGTTTTTTTTGACTATTGCCATTTTTTTTGCGGGTAATACCTCTCAAGGTGTTTATGAATACATAATGGAAGGGGCTACAAAATATTCTGTTATTTTTAAAGATATTGTTACTGCTATTTATTATATTCTGCCCAATTTTTCATCTTTTGATTTTACCCCTCAGGCTGTGTACAATCTTTCTATTAATCTTAATTCTGTTTTTGTGACAATTGTCTATTTTATCTTGTATTTTGTTGTTGTTATGACTCTCACCTGCTGGATATTTGAGAGGAGAAATTTAACCTAA